The following coding sequences lie in one Phalacrocorax aristotelis chromosome 4, bGulAri2.1, whole genome shotgun sequence genomic window:
- the SPON2 gene encoding spondin-2, which produces MLFANLESLKITIIVGPKGPSSGINSKTPTVFCCRPTQLPAKAGALPLPVLQRKYLGMENLMFVYHSCKVIWTLLVTILGYASSLPVGDDSICTAEELAKYSIIFTGKWSQTAFPKQYPLYRPPAQWSSMLGVTHSSDYSMWKKNEYASNGVRDFAEKGEAWVLMKEIEEAGEKIQSVHGIFSAPAISSGTGQTSTELEVHSRHPLVSFVVRIVPSPDWFVGIDSLNLCEGDHWMEEVSVDLFPYDAGTDSGFTFSSPNFATIPQDTVTEITCSSPSHPANSFYYPRLKILPPIAQVTMVKLKKNQLGLPAPYLDIPAKSNEIIDSVSETPLDCEVSQWSSWGLCRGTCRKTGTKIRTRFVLLQPANNGMPCPNLDEETGCEPENCV; this is translated from the exons ATGCTTTTTGCAAACCTGGAAAGTCTAAAGATTACAATAATTGTTGGACCAAAGGGACCCTCTTCAGGCATAAATAGCAAGACTCCTACTGTCTTCTGTTGCAGACCAACTCAGCTGCCAGCAAAAGCAGGTGCTCTCCCCCTACCAGTGCTCCAGAGGAAATATTTA GGAATGGAAAACCTGATGTTTGTCTACCACTCCTGTAAAGTTATCTGGACATTACTTGTAACAATACTAGGTTATGCCAGCAGCTTGCCTGTGGGTGACGATTCTATTTGCACAGCAGAGGAACTTGCTAAATACAGCATAATCTTCACAGGGAAATGGAGTCAGACTGCTTTCCCTAAGCAGTATCCACTTTACAGGCCCCCAGCACAGTGGTCATCAATGCTAG GTGTTACTCATAGTTCTGACTacagcatgtggaaaaaaaatgaatatgcCAGCAATGGTGTACGTGATTTTGCTGAAAAGGGTGAAGCGTGGGTATTAATGAAGGAAATAGAAGAAGCTGGAGAGAAAATTCAGAGTGTACATGGAATCTTCTCTGCTCCTGCCATTTCCAGTGGTACAGGCCAAACCTCCACTGAATTAGAAGTGCATTCAAGACATCCCTTA gTTTCATTTGTTGTACGAATTGTTCCAAGCCCCGACTGGTTTGTGGGTATTGACAGCCTAAATCTCTGTGAAGGAGATCACTGGATGGAAGAAGTATCAGTAGATCTATTTCCATATGATGCCGGAACTGACAGCGGTTTCACATTTTCCTCCCCAAACTTTGCCACTATTCCACAGGACACAGTTACAGAG ATCACTTGTTCCTCTCCAAGTCACCCAGCAAACTCATTTTATTATCCCAGACTCAAAATTTTGCCACCGATCGCTCAAGTAACAATggtgaaattaaagaaaaaccagcTGGGACTTCCTGCACCTTATCTTGATATTCCAGctaaaagcaatgaaataataGACTCTGTCTCAG AAACACCACTGGACTGTGAGGTTTCACAATGGTCTTCCTGGGGTCTCTGTAGAGGTACTTGCAGAAAAACAGGGACCAAGATCAGAACTCGTTTTGTACTTCTTCAGCCTGCGAACAATGGAATGCCTTGTCCAAATCTGGATGAAGAAACAGGATGTGAACCAGAGAATTGtgtctga
- the LOC142056737 gene encoding transmembrane emp24 domain-containing protein 11-like — MKSQLIGFLMNFWIAFSLALYFHSGEREEKCIIEDVPSDTLVIGNYKVQRWDIHKQDFLESAPGLGMFVTVTTPSAEVLLSKLYGPQGTFSFTSYLSGEHIICLQSNSTRFVAFAGSKLRIHLDIRVGEHFLDESVVQAKDTVNQVTVRLEHLIEQIYHISKEQNYEREREEKFRKTSEETNSNILWWAIVQTLILISIGIWQIKSLRDFFISKKLV; from the exons ATGAAAAGCCAATTGATAGGATTTCTTATGAACTTTTGGATTGCTTTTTCACTTGCTTTATATTTTCAcagtggagaaagagaagagaaatgcataatCGAAGATGTTCCCAGTGACACATTGGTAATTG GGAACTACAAAGTACAACGCTGGGATATACATAAACAAGACTTTCTTGAATCTGCTCCTGGTTTGGGAATGTTTGTGACTGTCACCACTCCTTCTGCTGAG GTACTATTGTCAAAACTGTATGGGCCACaaggaacattttcttttacatcCTATCTATCTGGGGAGCATATTATCTGTTTACAGTCTAACTCCACAAGATTTGTGGCATTTGCAGGAAGTAAACTG cgTATCCATTTGGACATTAGAGTTGGAGAACATTTTTTGGATGAATCTGTTGTTCAAGCCAAAGACACAGTGAATCAAGTTACTGTCAGACTAGAACATCTAATTGAGCAAATTTATCACATATCCAAAGAACAAAACTATGAAAGA gagcGTGAAGAAAAATTTCGGAAGACAAGTGAAGAAACCAACAGCAATATTTTGTGGTGGGCTATTGTACAAACACTAATCCTCATCTCCATTGGAATCTGGCAAATCAAATCTCTTAGAGATTTCTTTATATCTAAGAAGCTTGTTTAA